A single region of the Syntrophotaleaceae bacterium genome encodes:
- the infB gene encoding translation initiation factor IF-2: MGKKIRVYELAQKMGLENKALLDKLHAAGIEAKSHMSILDETDLGNFGKDSDTPEESVEEKIEEQRITPGIIRRRRKEVSKPAPAQADSESPGPAGKPESPAAEPEKAPAHVAEKEPAETSASSVETKTTEAESSKPTSTEAGAAEEVAAAKEADRPEPEVTETAKTKEEHPIPAPPETETREAETRQEPALSESEPAVREETVTAPSQPSGQEARPKAPEKMEQKPAQAPGKAVPAKQPPKDVKATPTKAKILGRVELPHMKQQSKPAPSQPARQAKPAPSSDQERPEPRRKPSVPQAPMAPPDELFPGKEPGRAAKKGKKGKGSFDRGKDLLEEGKGRRPRREIFEPDRERPLRKNRKAIKPNQKTEVTVSKAIKRIIRISDVITVGELAKRMGVKGKDLIKELMRQGTMVTINHPLDFETAALLASEFHYEVENVAFDEEVILEDTGGLKAGEPEVVGELQIRPPVVTIMGHVDHGKTSLLDAIRTTNVTAGEAGGITQHIGAYDVEMDGRKITFLDTPGHEAFTAMRARGAQVTDIVVLVVAADDGVMPQTREAINHSKAAGVPIIVAINKIDKPDANPDRVKQELTEFQLVPEDWGGETIFVEVSAKQQTNLDELLEMILLQAEVLELKSNPAKRAKGVIVEARLDKGRGPVATVLVQEGTLRTGDPVVTGIYHGRVRTMTNDRGILVEEAGPSSPVEVTGLSGTPEAGDTFHAVESEKAAKDVASHRQRKLREAELASSSKISLEQLYARLQEGEVKELKVILKADVQGSVEAVKDSLGKLSTEACRLVVIHGAVGGITESDVSLASASDAIILGFNVRPESKASAQAEAEGVDIRLYNIIYDAVADVRNAMEGLLAPTYREKHLGRVEVRETFHVSRVGTIAGCYVTEGKVIRGSQVRLVRDNIVVWEGKMSSLKRFKDDVREVASGYECGISLENFNDIKIGDIIEAFEMEAVKSTL, encoded by the coding sequence ATGGGTAAGAAAATAAGGGTTTATGAATTGGCACAAAAAATGGGACTGGAAAACAAGGCACTCCTGGATAAACTGCATGCAGCCGGAATCGAGGCAAAAAGCCATATGAGCATACTGGACGAAACAGATCTGGGGAATTTTGGAAAAGACTCCGATACTCCGGAAGAATCCGTCGAGGAAAAAATCGAGGAGCAGCGGATTACTCCCGGAATCATCCGCCGGCGCCGAAAAGAAGTTTCCAAACCGGCCCCTGCCCAGGCTGATTCCGAAAGCCCTGGGCCCGCCGGAAAGCCTGAAAGCCCCGCCGCCGAGCCCGAGAAGGCCCCTGCGCATGTCGCGGAAAAGGAGCCCGCCGAGACTTCTGCTTCTTCTGTAGAGACCAAAACCACCGAAGCGGAATCATCAAAGCCGACATCGACCGAGGCTGGAGCGGCTGAAGAAGTTGCTGCGGCGAAGGAAGCCGATCGCCCGGAACCGGAGGTCACGGAAACCGCAAAGACGAAGGAGGAACATCCGATTCCGGCGCCTCCGGAAACCGAGACCAGGGAGGCGGAGACCCGGCAGGAACCTGCGTTGTCCGAATCCGAACCCGCTGTCCGGGAAGAGACCGTGACAGCTCCTTCGCAACCCTCCGGCCAGGAGGCCAGGCCGAAGGCGCCCGAAAAAATGGAACAGAAACCAGCGCAGGCGCCTGGAAAAGCCGTTCCTGCGAAACAGCCTCCTAAAGATGTCAAAGCCACCCCGACCAAGGCCAAAATTCTCGGCAGGGTCGAACTGCCCCATATGAAACAGCAGTCGAAACCTGCACCTTCACAGCCTGCGAGGCAGGCCAAACCGGCGCCTTCGTCTGATCAGGAACGGCCGGAACCCAGGCGGAAACCATCTGTTCCGCAAGCTCCCATGGCGCCGCCGGATGAGCTGTTTCCTGGCAAGGAACCGGGTCGCGCCGCAAAGAAAGGCAAAAAAGGGAAAGGGTCCTTTGATCGGGGCAAAGATCTTCTTGAAGAAGGAAAGGGGCGTCGTCCCCGCCGTGAGATCTTTGAACCGGATCGGGAGCGGCCGCTGCGCAAGAACCGCAAGGCAATCAAACCCAACCAGAAAACCGAGGTCACCGTTTCCAAGGCGATCAAACGGATCATCCGCATCAGCGATGTCATTACCGTTGGCGAACTTGCCAAGAGGATGGGCGTCAAAGGCAAGGACCTCATCAAGGAATTGATGCGCCAGGGGACTATGGTGACCATAAACCACCCTCTCGACTTCGAAACCGCAGCGCTGCTGGCGTCGGAATTCCATTATGAAGTCGAAAACGTCGCCTTTGACGAAGAGGTGATTCTGGAGGATACCGGTGGGCTGAAGGCCGGGGAACCGGAGGTTGTTGGAGAACTTCAGATACGTCCTCCCGTCGTTACCATCATGGGCCATGTCGACCACGGCAAAACCAGTTTGCTCGATGCCATTCGCACCACCAACGTCACGGCCGGAGAAGCCGGGGGCATAACCCAGCATATCGGTGCCTATGATGTAGAGATGGATGGCCGGAAAATCACCTTCCTGGACACCCCCGGTCACGAGGCTTTCACGGCCATGCGTGCCCGCGGAGCTCAGGTGACCGACATCGTCGTGCTTGTGGTAGCGGCCGATGACGGCGTCATGCCCCAGACCAGGGAGGCCATCAACCACTCCAAAGCAGCGGGAGTGCCGATCATCGTTGCCATCAACAAGATTGACAAGCCGGATGCAAATCCGGATCGGGTCAAGCAGGAGCTGACCGAGTTCCAGCTCGTGCCGGAGGATTGGGGCGGGGAAACGATTTTCGTCGAAGTTTCCGCCAAACAGCAAACCAACCTCGACGAATTGCTGGAGATGATTCTGCTGCAGGCTGAGGTTCTTGAACTCAAGTCAAACCCTGCCAAAAGAGCCAAAGGGGTCATCGTCGAAGCCCGTCTCGACAAGGGTCGGGGCCCGGTCGCAACAGTTCTGGTACAGGAAGGGACGCTCCGGACCGGAGATCCCGTCGTCACCGGCATCTATCACGGCAGGGTCAGAACGATGACCAACGACCGGGGGATTCTGGTGGAAGAAGCCGGGCCATCCAGTCCGGTGGAAGTGACAGGGCTTTCGGGCACGCCCGAGGCCGGGGACACCTTCCATGCCGTCGAATCGGAGAAGGCCGCCAAGGACGTCGCTTCCCACCGTCAGAGGAAACTGCGGGAGGCCGAACTCGCCTCGTCCAGCAAGATTTCACTCGAACAGCTCTATGCCCGGTTGCAGGAAGGGGAAGTCAAGGAACTCAAGGTCATTCTCAAGGCGGACGTTCAGGGATCGGTCGAAGCCGTCAAGGATTCCCTCGGCAAGCTTTCCACCGAGGCCTGCCGGCTGGTGGTCATCCACGGCGCCGTTGGCGGAATCACTGAAAGCGATGTTTCCCTGGCTTCAGCTTCCGATGCCATCATTCTGGGCTTCAACGTCCGACCCGAGTCCAAGGCCAGTGCCCAGGCGGAAGCGGAAGGGGTCGACATTCGGCTCTACAATATCATCTATGATGCCGTGGCTGATGTGCGCAACGCCATGGAAGGCCTGCTTGCCCCCACCTACAGGGAGAAGCATCTCGGCAGGGTTGAGGTTCGGGAAACCTTCCATGTATCCAGGGTCGGAACCATTGCCGGGTGCTATGTCACCGAAGGAAAGGTTATACGCGGCTCCCAGGTCCGCCTGGTGAGGGACAATATCGTGGTCTGGGAAGGAAAAATGAGTTCGCTCAAACGCTTCAAGGACGATGTCCGCGAAGTCGCGAGCGGCTATGAATGCGGTATCAGCCTGGAAAATTTCAACGACATCAAGATCGGCGATATAATCGAGGCGTTTGAGATGGAAGCGGTGAAATCCACCCTGTAG
- a CDS encoding 2-oxoacid:acceptor oxidoreductase family protein: MNYDVFMAGFGGQGILLIGNLLAYAAILEGKNASFFPAYGPEKRGGSATCTVIVADGEIGSPVVGCPGNALLLNQMAMDKYFTAVKPGGRVLINTSLMEDRGYSRQDLEILPMPANKLAMDVGDVRLVNMIMLGAFVEMSGIVRPATLKEALDGILPERNKKFIPANMQALDCGAAFAQKVDQHAVRRSGTP, encoded by the coding sequence ATGAATTACGATGTCTTTATGGCAGGATTCGGTGGGCAGGGGATTCTTCTGATCGGCAACCTGCTGGCCTATGCGGCTATTCTTGAAGGTAAAAACGCTTCCTTCTTCCCCGCGTACGGTCCTGAAAAACGAGGGGGATCGGCAACCTGCACGGTCATCGTTGCCGATGGCGAAATCGGCTCTCCCGTGGTCGGCTGCCCCGGCAATGCGCTGCTTCTGAACCAGATGGCCATGGACAAGTATTTCACGGCCGTCAAACCGGGCGGCCGGGTCCTGATCAATACCTCGCTGATGGAAGACCGGGGGTATTCCCGTCAGGACCTCGAGATCCTGCCCATGCCCGCCAACAAACTGGCCATGGATGTGGGAGATGTCCGCCTGGTGAACATGATCATGCTGGGTGCTTTTGTGGAAATGAGCGGCATCGTCCGTCCGGCGACGCTCAAGGAAGCCCTCGATGGAATCCTTCCCGAGCGGAACAAGAAATTTATACCAGCCAACATGCAGGCACTGGACTGTGGTGCCGCCTTCGCCCAAAAAGTTGACCAGCATGCCGTTCGCCGGAGCGGAACCCCTTGA
- a CDS encoding bifunctional oligoribonuclease/PAP phosphatase NrnA, translated as MIQAILRTIEQGKRFLVASHGNPDGDALGSTIALTLALREMGKEAVAYNQDGISEEMAFLPGADSMVKRLEDGDQFDAGFILDSGELARAGSHLRECCDQLVNVDHHPYSEDFGTIYYVDESACATGALVYRILTEAGHPISSQVAVCIYAAILADTGSFRYSNANPEAFQIAAEMVGKGVSPWDVASNLYENRPEKRMRLLAKALQTLTVSPCGRYGSISVTSEMFDATGADSEHTDGFINYPRSIRDVEVAIFFRQVGSQSFKIGFRSKGRVDVGSIAREFGGGGHHNASGATLPGSLKEVQETVFSRLDSLTF; from the coding sequence GTGATCCAGGCGATACTGAGAACCATTGAGCAGGGGAAACGGTTCCTGGTAGCCTCTCACGGCAACCCCGATGGGGATGCCCTCGGCTCGACCATTGCCCTGACCCTGGCTTTGCGGGAAATGGGCAAGGAAGCCGTCGCCTACAATCAGGACGGCATCAGTGAAGAAATGGCTTTTCTGCCCGGGGCCGACAGCATGGTAAAACGGTTGGAGGACGGGGACCAGTTCGATGCCGGTTTCATTCTCGACAGCGGGGAGCTGGCCAGGGCAGGCAGCCATCTGCGGGAGTGCTGCGATCAGCTGGTGAATGTCGATCATCATCCCTATTCAGAAGATTTCGGCACCATCTATTATGTCGACGAGTCGGCCTGTGCCACAGGGGCCCTTGTCTATCGCATCCTGACCGAAGCCGGACATCCGATTTCCTCCCAGGTCGCCGTCTGCATCTACGCCGCGATCCTGGCCGACACCGGCTCCTTCCGCTATTCCAATGCGAATCCGGAAGCTTTTCAGATCGCCGCCGAAATGGTCGGGAAAGGGGTCTCCCCCTGGGATGTGGCTTCCAACCTCTATGAAAACCGTCCCGAAAAGCGGATGCGTTTGTTGGCCAAAGCCCTGCAAACTCTCACCGTCTCTCCCTGCGGCCGCTACGGCTCGATCAGCGTTACCAGCGAAATGTTTGATGCGACAGGGGCTGATTCCGAGCATACGGACGGTTTCATCAATTACCCGAGATCGATCCGTGACGTGGAAGTCGCCATCTTTTTCCGGCAGGTCGGATCCCAGTCATTCAAAATAGGTTTCCGCTCCAAGGGGCGGGTCGACGTCGGCTCCATCGCCCGCGAATTTGGCGGGGGAGGGCATCACAACGCGTCCGGGGCTACACTGCCCGGCTCTCTCAAAGAGGTTCAGGAAACCGTTTTTTCCCGCCTTGACAGTCTGACCTTCTGA
- a CDS encoding DUF503 domain-containing protein, producing the protein MVVGIMRLELYLYEVQSLKEKRSVVKKILGRCRVRFPVSCAETDLHDLWQSAELGFSLVERSEARIHTVFTRIQEELDRIGLTETRDTFTEYLHY; encoded by the coding sequence ATGGTCGTGGGCATCATGAGGCTGGAACTTTACCTCTACGAGGTTCAAAGCCTCAAGGAAAAGCGCAGCGTGGTCAAAAAAATCCTGGGGAGGTGCAGGGTCCGGTTTCCGGTATCCTGTGCCGAAACCGATCTGCACGACCTCTGGCAAAGCGCCGAACTGGGCTTCTCCCTGGTCGAGCGGAGCGAAGCGAGAATCCACACCGTCTTCACCCGGATTCAGGAAGAACTTGACCGTATCGGCCTTACCGAGACGAGAGATACATTTACCGAATATCTGCATTATTGA
- a CDS encoding 16S rRNA (uracil(1498)-N(3))-methyltransferase, whose protein sequence is MLHHDPVLETTTALPPEAVRALSYWSARPGEIVTVTGPDGTLFRARIVNLSSLEALVVPFERWPRTSGIRGRLAVYQALPQKERFELILEKLTELGVDRIAPFTSRRSVTLQQRDAGQKKSHKWPEVVLRAAKQCRRDMLPELAPVLAWTQVLQEIARSDHRMMLYEGRDLPALGEAGAEALGNIALLIGPEGGFSEDEVREARAAGIVPVSLGRRILRTETAAIVATAILQYCLGDLG, encoded by the coding sequence TTGCTGCACCATGATCCCGTGCTCGAAACAACAACGGCCCTGCCGCCCGAAGCGGTCAGGGCCTTGTCGTACTGGTCAGCTCGGCCGGGAGAGATCGTAACCGTTACCGGCCCTGACGGAACCCTCTTCAGGGCAAGGATCGTCAACCTTTCGTCTCTGGAGGCACTGGTGGTGCCTTTCGAAAGGTGGCCTCGCACGTCAGGAATTCGCGGTCGTCTGGCGGTTTATCAGGCCCTGCCGCAGAAGGAGCGTTTCGAGCTGATTCTGGAAAAACTCACCGAACTTGGGGTTGATCGCATTGCTCCCTTTACTTCGAGGCGCTCGGTCACTTTGCAGCAGAGGGATGCCGGCCAGAAAAAGTCGCATAAATGGCCGGAAGTTGTCCTGCGAGCCGCCAAACAGTGCCGCAGGGACATGCTTCCTGAGCTGGCCCCTGTCCTCGCCTGGACGCAGGTTCTGCAGGAAATTGCCCGGTCAGACCATCGGATGATGCTCTATGAGGGACGCGATCTTCCTGCCCTTGGTGAAGCCGGCGCGGAGGCCCTCGGGAATATAGCTCTCCTGATTGGACCCGAAGGGGGCTTCAGCGAGGATGAGGTCAGGGAGGCCCGGGCGGCCGGGATCGTTCCGGTGTCTCTTGGGCGGAGGATTCTGAGGACCGAAACCGCGGCTATCGTCGCGACCGCCATTCTTCAGTACTGTCTTGGTGATCTGGGATAA
- a CDS encoding ribosomal L7Ae/L30e/S12e/Gadd45 family protein, protein MLNLLGMARKSAAAISGSRAVTVELTAQKAPGLVLMAKDLSPTIADKVSGLAKNRNVPVFTFFEKEILGQVLGKGQRSVVAVADGPLADKIKSEIFRYKHIAGEADG, encoded by the coding sequence GTGCTGAATCTTCTGGGGATGGCACGAAAATCAGCGGCGGCGATCTCGGGAAGTCGAGCGGTGACTGTCGAACTGACTGCACAAAAAGCACCGGGCCTGGTCCTCATGGCAAAGGACCTGTCGCCGACCATTGCTGACAAGGTGTCAGGACTGGCCAAAAACCGAAATGTTCCCGTTTTCACCTTTTTTGAAAAGGAAATTCTGGGGCAGGTGCTTGGCAAAGGCCAACGGAGCGTTGTTGCAGTCGCTGATGGTCCGCTCGCTGATAAAATAAAAAGTGAAATCTTCAGATACAAGCACATCGCGGGGGAGGCTGATGGGTAA
- the rlmD gene encoding 23S rRNA (uracil(1939)-C(5))-methyltransferase RlmD — translation MIIDELHIESLAYGGAGLGRHEGRVVFVPFTAPGDRVRCRIIREKKRYAEGVAEQILVPSAERRQACCPVFGQCGGCQWQHLSYSGQGSWKETIFSSLLNKQAGIDPAVMRPLACAPDEWTYRSRAQVKIRQAQNRLVMGFYRPGSHYVANTESCPILHPLLNRTWSLFRQRLIECPDAAKIPQLDLETDDTGQVRAVLHYIGNQSEPIKEFFGTMSAVANLSLFLQSGRKDTLTKLFGRENLTIEVDDPPLKLQYGAGGFAQVNLEQNRALVREVASLFPSGSRWRVLDLFCGMGNFSLPVARRAEKVIGVENFAPAIDQARRNAEANGLTNVEFHARPAEGAATALWPENGFDMVMLDPPRSGAYEVIRELARLKPARILYISCDPPTLARDLVPLLHSGYQLGWSRPYDLFPQTHHTESVTLLSRQDF, via the coding sequence ATGATCATTGATGAGCTGCATATCGAATCATTGGCCTATGGCGGAGCCGGACTCGGGCGTCACGAAGGCAGGGTGGTGTTCGTGCCCTTTACCGCGCCGGGAGACCGTGTCCGCTGCCGCATAATCCGTGAAAAAAAGCGCTATGCTGAAGGCGTGGCTGAACAAATACTGGTCCCTTCCGCAGAACGTCGCCAGGCCTGTTGTCCGGTGTTCGGTCAATGCGGCGGGTGCCAATGGCAGCACCTGTCCTATTCAGGGCAGGGCAGCTGGAAGGAAACAATTTTCAGCTCCCTTCTAAACAAACAGGCCGGAATAGATCCCGCGGTGATGCGACCCCTGGCATGCGCTCCCGATGAATGGACCTATCGGAGTCGTGCCCAGGTGAAGATCCGCCAGGCTCAGAATCGTCTGGTGATGGGCTTCTATCGGCCGGGCAGCCACTATGTGGCAAATACCGAAAGCTGTCCCATCCTGCACCCTCTGCTCAACCGGACCTGGTCCCTGTTCCGACAAAGGCTGATCGAGTGCCCGGACGCCGCAAAGATCCCACAACTGGACCTGGAGACGGATGACACCGGGCAGGTGCGCGCCGTTCTTCACTATATCGGCAACCAGTCAGAGCCTATTAAAGAGTTCTTTGGTACAATGTCGGCAGTGGCGAATCTTTCCCTGTTTCTGCAATCGGGCCGCAAGGACACCCTCACGAAGCTCTTCGGCCGGGAGAATCTGACCATCGAGGTTGACGATCCGCCCTTGAAGCTACAGTACGGAGCGGGAGGCTTCGCTCAGGTCAACCTGGAGCAGAATCGGGCCCTGGTACGGGAAGTCGCTTCACTCTTCCCGTCCGGAAGCCGTTGGCGTGTTCTCGACCTGTTCTGCGGTATGGGCAACTTTTCACTTCCTGTCGCCCGCAGAGCGGAAAAGGTAATCGGGGTGGAAAATTTCGCCCCGGCCATCGACCAGGCCCGGAGGAATGCCGAAGCAAACGGACTGACAAACGTGGAATTTCATGCCAGGCCGGCGGAAGGGGCCGCGACCGCTCTTTGGCCCGAAAATGGTTTCGACATGGTCATGCTCGACCCGCCCCGTTCAGGGGCCTATGAAGTAATCAGGGAGCTGGCCCGGCTGAAACCGGCGAGAATCCTTTATATATCCTGTGATCCTCCGACTCTTGCGCGGGACCTGGTCCCTCTGCTCCACAGCGGGTATCAGCTTGGGTGGAGCCGTCCTTACGACCTTTTTCCGCAGACGCACCACACGGAAAGCGTTACCCTGCTCAGCAGGCAGGACTTCTGA
- the nusA gene encoding transcription termination factor NusA: MLGNLNHIIDQVVKDKGIDRAVLVEALESAVLSAANKKYRNTRDLEAHYNDEIGEVELFEFVTVVEEVNDSYKEIDLDEAREIDPGVEIGDSLGMKMDAGNFSRIAAQTAKQVIIQKVREAEREKVFNEYKDRVGELVNGIVRRYERGDLIIDLGLSEGILTHREQVPRENYRQGDRARVYISEVKMSTKGPQIILSRSHPGLVAALFQFEVPEIAEGIVEIKAVAREAGSRTKIAVASYDQDVDPVGACVGMRGSRVQNVVSELRGEKIDIIPWTPDVARFVCSALAPAEVTRIYIDNEDQSLEVIVPDDQLSLAIGKKGQNVRLAAKLTGWNIDIKSETRAAEAALEEFSGEKAGKKTAKETAAENAGEANPEESSPATEQTATPAEDVAEVVAGEETSGVESEESAGNEPVTEEKDQD; this comes from the coding sequence ATGCTGGGAAATCTTAACCATATCATTGACCAGGTGGTAAAGGATAAAGGGATCGACCGGGCCGTACTGGTTGAAGCCCTTGAATCCGCCGTCCTGTCAGCTGCCAATAAAAAATATCGCAACACGCGCGATCTCGAGGCCCATTACAATGACGAGATCGGTGAGGTGGAACTGTTCGAATTCGTCACCGTGGTGGAGGAAGTCAACGATTCCTACAAGGAAATCGATCTCGATGAAGCGCGGGAAATCGATCCCGGCGTCGAAATCGGTGATTCTCTCGGCATGAAGATGGATGCCGGCAACTTCAGCCGCATCGCTGCCCAGACGGCCAAGCAGGTCATCATTCAGAAAGTCCGGGAAGCTGAACGGGAGAAGGTTTTCAACGAATACAAGGACCGGGTCGGAGAGCTGGTCAACGGCATCGTGCGCCGTTATGAGCGGGGAGATCTGATTATCGATCTCGGTCTGTCCGAAGGCATCCTTACCCACAGGGAGCAGGTCCCACGGGAGAACTACCGCCAGGGTGACCGGGCCCGGGTCTACATTTCCGAGGTGAAGATGTCCACAAAGGGCCCGCAGATCATTCTGTCCCGCAGTCATCCGGGTCTGGTGGCGGCCCTTTTTCAGTTCGAAGTTCCGGAAATTGCCGAAGGTATCGTTGAAATCAAGGCTGTTGCCCGCGAAGCCGGCAGCCGGACGAAAATCGCCGTCGCCTCCTACGATCAGGATGTCGATCCCGTCGGTGCCTGTGTGGGTATGCGGGGATCCAGGGTGCAGAATGTGGTTTCCGAACTCCGGGGCGAAAAAATCGACATTATCCCCTGGACGCCGGACGTTGCCCGTTTCGTCTGCTCCGCTCTGGCCCCTGCCGAGGTGACCCGGATCTACATCGACAACGAGGACCAGTCTCTTGAAGTCATCGTACCTGATGATCAGCTTTCCCTGGCCATCGGCAAAAAGGGGCAGAATGTTCGACTGGCTGCAAAGCTGACCGGTTGGAACATCGACATCAAGAGTGAAACACGGGCGGCTGAAGCGGCCCTGGAAGAATTTTCCGGCGAAAAAGCCGGCAAAAAGACTGCCAAGGAAACCGCCGCCGAAAATGCCGGCGAAGCAAACCCTGAGGAAAGCTCTCCTGCAACAGAACAGACTGCGACTCCTGCCGAGGATGTAGCCGAAGTCGTCGCAGGCGAGGAAACCTCGGGGGTGGAATCGGAGGAAAGCGCTGGTAATGAACCGGTGACGGAAGAAAAGGATCAGGATTGA
- a CDS encoding RNA methyltransferase: MNFENLTVILVEPQGPLNIGAVCRAMMNFGFSDLRLVRPQVDHLVEDARRMAVKATPLLERATLYPGLEKALEDCHFAFGTTRRFGKYREDFLHPDESAKLLLPLLKKGRVALVFGREDKGLHTAELDLCQRLLTIPTSNALPSMNLAQSVTVCLYEVSRKAAAMKMRAPSGRKSLATVKSLENMYSHMHDILFRIGYLDPQNPDHILRTFRRIFGRSGLNDRDVRVLRGLWSRIEWLEDERRKLGEKDRAESE; the protein is encoded by the coding sequence ATGAATTTTGAAAATCTTACAGTCATTCTCGTCGAACCCCAGGGACCTCTCAATATCGGCGCCGTCTGCCGGGCAATGATGAATTTCGGCTTCTCCGATCTGCGACTGGTCCGTCCCCAGGTTGATCACCTGGTGGAGGATGCCAGGCGCATGGCAGTCAAGGCCACTCCCCTTCTGGAAAGGGCCACCTTGTATCCGGGACTGGAAAAAGCCCTGGAAGATTGTCACTTCGCCTTCGGGACCACCAGAAGATTCGGCAAGTACCGGGAGGATTTTCTGCATCCGGACGAAAGCGCAAAGCTGTTGCTGCCACTGCTGAAAAAAGGCAGAGTGGCACTTGTTTTCGGCAGGGAAGATAAAGGGCTGCATACGGCGGAACTGGATTTGTGCCAGCGTTTGCTCACCATCCCCACCTCGAACGCTCTGCCTTCCATGAATCTGGCTCAGTCGGTCACCGTCTGTCTCTATGAAGTTTCCAGGAAAGCGGCGGCCATGAAGATGAGAGCACCCAGTGGAAGGAAAAGTCTGGCGACAGTGAAATCCCTGGAGAACATGTATAGCCATATGCACGATATCCTGTTTCGTATCGGATATCTCGATCCCCAGAATCCCGATCACATCCTCCGGACCTTTCGCCGGATTTTCGGCCGCTCAGGACTCAATGACCGGGATGTGCGGGTCCTGCGCGGTCTCTGGAGCCGAATCGAATGGCTGGAGGATGAACGCCGGAAATTAGGAGAAAAGGACCGCGCAGAATCCGAATGA
- a CDS encoding ribosome-binding factor A: MEHQRAHRVGELIHQEISSLLLKGLKDPRIGFVTITNVTVTPDLHLARVYFTAMGDEKERTNTEKGLQSAVPYLRRELGKRLRMRYVPDLVFHFDSSLEYGNRIESLLREIHQEDNRDPGDTENH, from the coding sequence TTGGAACATCAAAGAGCTCACCGGGTCGGAGAACTGATCCATCAGGAAATATCATCCCTGCTGCTCAAAGGTTTGAAGGATCCCCGCATCGGTTTCGTCACTATCACCAATGTGACAGTCACCCCCGACCTTCATCTGGCCCGCGTTTATTTCACCGCCATGGGCGACGAGAAGGAACGGACCAATACGGAGAAGGGGCTGCAGAGTGCCGTACCCTATCTGCGCAGGGAACTGGGAAAAAGGCTGCGCATGCGATATGTGCCCGACCTCGTTTTTCATTTCGATTCTTCATTGGAATACGGCAATCGAATCGAATCGTTGTTGCGGGAAATTCACCAGGAGGACAATCGTGATCCAGGCGATACTGAGAACCATTGA
- a CDS encoding ribosome maturation factor — translation MATDSIVQRAALLITPVLESRKMELVDLEYKREGRGNVLRLFIDKDGGVTLDDCADISREVDVLLEVEDLIPGAYNLEVSSPGLDRPLKKAADYERFKGRLGKIKMRDSIDPDQRGHQRKTFVGTLLGLEGEAVLLEQNDKKGGIVKLPFEDIEKAHLELEF, via the coding sequence ATGGCTACCGACAGCATCGTGCAAAGGGCGGCCTTGTTGATTACACCGGTTCTCGAAAGCAGAAAGATGGAACTGGTCGACCTGGAGTACAAAAGGGAAGGGCGGGGAAACGTACTTCGTCTTTTTATCGACAAGGATGGCGGAGTTACTCTGGACGATTGTGCGGATATCAGTCGTGAGGTCGATGTTCTGCTTGAAGTGGAAGATCTGATACCCGGCGCATACAACCTTGAGGTCTCCTCTCCCGGCCTCGATCGGCCTTTGAAAAAGGCGGCCGATTACGAGCGGTTCAAGGGAAGACTCGGCAAAATCAAGATGCGGGACAGTATAGACCCCGATCAGCGGGGCCATCAGCGCAAAACTTTTGTGGGGACCCTGCTCGGGCTCGAGGGGGAAGCGGTTCTGCTGGAACAGAATGACAAAAAAGGGGGTATTGTGAAGTTGCCCTTTGAGGATATTGAAAAAGCACATCTGGAACTCGAATTCTAG
- a CDS encoding DNA polymerase III subunit chi: protein MTRVEFIKLSKPEKAKHLCDLAEEFFERGKKVVITVQDDNQGVTLDRFMWTWRKGSFIPHIYDNGAVDCLAEPIIIVNQERNPNGASILVMGKPCSIDFIRHFERAIDFAEIYDDELAQAARKRFTGYRGAGFEVAMRK, encoded by the coding sequence TTGACCCGAGTCGAGTTCATCAAGCTTTCCAAACCTGAAAAGGCCAAACATCTCTGCGATCTGGCAGAGGAGTTTTTCGAGAGAGGGAAAAAGGTTGTCATTACCGTCCAGGACGACAACCAGGGAGTCACTTTGGATCGCTTCATGTGGACCTGGCGGAAAGGCTCCTTCATTCCCCATATTTATGATAACGGGGCGGTGGATTGCCTTGCCGAACCCATCATTATCGTAAACCAGGAAAGAAACCCCAATGGGGCATCGATACTGGTCATGGGAAAACCGTGCAGCATCGACTTCATCCGCCATTTTGAAAGAGCCATCGACTTTGCCGAGATCTATGACGATGAACTGGCCCAGGCGGCCCGCAAACGGTTCACAGGCTACCGCGGAGCCGGGTTCGAGGTTGCCATGCGTAAATAG